A genomic stretch from Aedes albopictus strain Foshan chromosome 2, AalbF5, whole genome shotgun sequence includes:
- the LOC134286465 gene encoding uncharacterized protein LOC134286465: MRQEKNERFAHFVLRIRQQLGDCGLEKYMADVREVLTEIYVIDVIVEGCASEELRRRILQKDITLAEVESMGAMMEGVEQQVNDFTSLNGKELPRDLQVEKVFRVQTRGPMKRPPGVANQMFNRRMQPNRDVTCFNCGTKGHIASSVECKAHNQTCRRCKRVRHFEAVCRKRFAPTDTPSHLKAKKVRLVEKVNQEEIDVSAPDHQSDSKEKSYYCFYFENESNILECTIGGISLNMLVDSGSDVNLIHAAAWESLKQQRVTVQEMEKGAREIIKGYGSKTPLNVLGSFKAEVAIGSKSVIAKFFVVKEGATLILGDTTAKALGILKIGVEVNHVKNVPFGKIKDVQVQIHMDPTFKPVFQPVRRVPLPYESAVNQKLEQLLAQDIIEVN, encoded by the coding sequence ATGCGTCAAGAGAAAAACGAGCGGTTTGCTCACTTTGTTCTCCGCATAAGGCAACAGCTGGGAGATTGCGGTTTGGAAAAGTATATGGCCGATGTTCGAGAAGTACTGACGGAGATATACGTGATTGATGTGATCGTGGAGGGCTGCGCCTCTGAAGAGCTTCGTCGTCGCATTCTTCAGAAGGATATTACGCTAGCCGAAGTTGAAAGCATGGGTGCCATGATGGAAGGAGTGGAACAGCAGGTGAACGACTTCACGTCCCTGAACGGTAAGGAACTACCAAGAGATCTTCAGGTAGAAAAAGTGTTCAGAGTACAAACCCGAGGTCCGATGAAGCGACCGCCAGGAGTGGCCAATCAAATGTTCAACCGTAGAATGCAACCAAATCGAGATGTTACGTGCTTCAACTGTGGCACTAAAGGACACATCGCTTCATCAGTTGAGTGCAAAGCTCACAACCAAACATGTCGCCGATGCAAGCGGGTTAGACATTTCGAGGCTGTGTGCAGGAAACGATTCGCTCCAACGGATACACCCTCCCACCTGAAGGCGAAAAAGGTGCGCTTGGTCGAAAAGGTCAACCAGGAGGAAATAGACGTCTCTGCTCCGGACCATCAATCCGACTCGAAAGAAAAATCTTATTATTGCTTTTACTTCGAAAACGAATCAAATATCCTGGAATGTACCATCGGTGGCATCTCACTAAACATGCTCGTGGATTCAGGCTCTGACGTTAATTTGATTCACGCGGCAGCTTGGGAGTCCCTGAAGCAGCAGAGGGTAACTGTGCAAGAAATGGAAAAAGGAGCTCGTGAGATAATCAAAGGTTATGGAAGTAAAACACCTTTGAATGTGCTGGGATCATTCAAAGCGGAGGTTGCCATCGGAAGTAAAAGTGTGATCGCCAAGTTCTTCGTCGTGAAGGAAGGTGCAACGTTGATCTTAGGCGATACAACTGCCAAAGCGCTTGGAATATTGAAGATTGGGGTCGAGGTCAATCATGTGAAGAATGTTCCGTTCGGTAAAATTAAGGATGTGCAGGTACAAATTCACATGGACCCAACGTTCAAGCCTGTGTTCCAGCCTGTGCGACGTGTGCCACTCCCATATGAGTCAGCAGTGAACCAGAAACTTGAGCAACTTCTAGCTCAAGATATCATTGAGGTGAACTGA